The Candidatus Desulfofervidus auxilii DNA segment TACACTTTGTTCAGGAAATAAAATGCCTGTCTCTGATTCCTTCACAATCTCTTTTGCCCCACCTTTAGCAAAGGCAATCACTGGTGTCCCACAGGCTAATGCTTCCACCATAACCACGCCAAAATCTTCCTCAGCAGCAAAAATAAATGCCTTGGCCTTTTGCAAATAATCTTTCACTACTTGAGGAGAAAGATAACCCAACAATTCTACATTAGTAGGAGCAATACCTAAAAGTTTGTGATATTCTGGTCCCTCACCAATTACTACTAATCTTCTTTCTGGTATTTCAGCAAAGGCTTGAACAATTAAGGCCACTCTTTTATAAGGAACTAATCTAGAGATAGTAATATAAAAATCCTCTTTTTTAGTATAAGGCTTAAAATTACCTACATCCACTGGAGGATAAATGACATGAGCTTCTTTACCATAATATTTTTTAATCCGCGCTGCCGTAGCCTTAGAATTGGCAATAAAATAATCCACACGCAAGGCACTACTTACATCCCAAAGCCTCAAATAGTGAAAAATTAAATTAGCCAGTTTCCTTTTCAAACCTTTAAATTCCAATAACTCCATATATTGATGATGTAGGTGCCAGGCATAACGCATGGGGGTATGACAATAACAAATATGTAATTGGCTATCATGAGTAATAACCCCTTTGGCCACGGCATGTGAAGATGAAATGACCAAATCATAATTTCTCAAATCAAATTCCTCTATAGCCAAGGGATAAAAGGGGAGATAATACCGATACCATTTTTTTACCAATGGGAATTTTTGTAAAAAAGAGGTATAAATTGGAGCTTGTTTTAGGGAAGAAAACTCTAATTTTTTTTTATCTGCCAGAAGCGTAAATATAGGACCAGGATAGATTTGATAAATAGCTTCTAATGTTTTTTCTGCACCACCAATGGTTAACAGCCAGTCATGCACAAGGGCAGTTTTCACTTATTTTCTAATACCTTATGAAATATTTCTAAATACTCCTGGGCTGTTTTTTCCCAACTAAATGCCTTAGCCCTTTCTAAGCCTTTCTCACGTAGATTTTCTTGTAAAGAGACATCATTTAGCACTTTATAGATACCTCTAGTAATGTTGTCAATATCATAAGGATTTACATAAAAGGCAGCATCACCACAAACTTCTGTCAAAGAAGTTTGCTGAGAGGTGATCACTGGGCAACCACAAGCCATAGATTCTAAAGCAGGCAGTCCAAAACCTTCATATAAAGAAGGATAGATAAAAAGGGTGGCTAGGTTATAAAGATAGGCCAGTCCTTGATGGTCAACATATCCCAAGTAATAAATATCTTTTTGACCTCTTATCATCTCTTTTACAGTTTTATTTTCCCATCCAGGAGCACCTGCTATGACCAGCTTTATCTCTTTTTTGACGCCCAGAGGTAAATTTAAATAGGCCTTTATCAGACGAAGTAAATTTTTTCTGGGTTCAAGGGCACCTATGAATAAAATAAATTTTTCTGGTAAGGCAAAATTGGTTTTAAATTGTTTTAATATGGCAAAAGGATAAAGTTTAAAAGTCTCTCTATCATAACCATTATAAATTACCTTTATCTTTTCCGCTGGCAGGGAGAGAAAATTTAAGGCTTCTTTTTTGATGTATTGAGAAACAGTGACAATTAAATCAGCTCGTTTTATATTAGGCCAAAAATTTTTTTCAAAGTCCTTTACTCTATCCTTAGGATGCCACTGGGGATATTTACAAAGGGAAAAATCATGTACAGTGACAATTACTTGTTTGGCTTTTATGCCAGGAAGAGGAATAAAATTGGGTTCAAAATAAAGGTCAAAAAAATTTTTATGACCATGACTTAATAAACTCTTTAACTTCCGCAATCCATAGCCCATAAAAGGGATTTTTCGCAAATAGAATTTCAACTTATTGAATGTTCTTAAAGACACACTGTCTGAATTATAAGCAAATAATTCTTTAGTAAAAAAACCATAAAAAAAGGTATAATCAAAGGTATTATCCAACCTCGGGAAATACCGACACAATTGATAAGTATAAACACCCACCCCTGTCAAGGGAGAAAGTAAAGGTATGGTATTAACCACTATATTAAACATAAATCTATCATACACAGAATAAAACAATCTTTAAACCCTTTCAAATTTGTTTTAAATTTGTTATTTTAAGGTATGCAATTAAACTCACGTATTGCCAGAAGAATTATAGAAACGGTAGGTGCTTATGGCACTCCTCCAGAATATGGTTTTCAATTTTTCACTGCTGGATTAGATGAGTATTTACGGTGTATTCATGAAGAATATCTAAAAACATATATTAAAGAAGAAGGTGGCTCAGTAGTAAAGATTGTCATTGGTGCCTATGGAGGGGGAAAAACCCATTTTCTCTATAGCATTCGGGAACTGGCTTGGCAGGAAAATTTTGTAGTGAGTTATGTAGCTTTAAGTCCAGAAGAAAGCCCTTTTCACCGTCTAGAAGCAGTTTATAGGACTATTGTCAATAACCTTACTTATCCCCTCCAGCCTGAAGAGTTACTTAAGGGAGTGGAAAAAGGCATTGAGGCCTTTTTAATCACTTGGTATGAAAAGCAAATGGATGTTTTTAAAAATATAGGTTTAAAAGGGGAGGTATTAGAAAAGGAAATTGAACAATATTTAGAATCTGTTCAGAGAAATATTGAAAACATTAATTTCGCTAAGGCTGTAGCTACTGCCTTTTTTGCTCTTCATGATGAGGATGAAAAGACTTTTAAACATGTTTTGCAATGGCTCAAAGTAGAAGGTTATGATAAAGGTATCTACCGTCCTCTGGGAATTTTATCTCCTATTGATAGAAGTAATGCCTTTTCTATATTACGTTCTTTAGTCCAATGGGTGCGCAATATTGGTTATAGTGGTTTAGTAATCTTATTTGATGAGGCAGAGCAAATTCCTAGTCTCAGCACTCGTCAACGGGAACTTACCCTCTCAAATTTAAGAGAACTCATTGATGCTTGTATGTATACTTCCTTTAGACATGTAATGATTTTTTATGCCTTACCTGATGAACGTTTTTTTGAAGGACCTTCCCATATCTATGAGGCATTAAAACAAAGAATTTCTTCTGTATTTGATTTTTTTAATCCCTCAGGAGTGAAAATTAAATTAGAAAATACTAAAGGAGACCCCCTCGCCTTATTAGAGGAAATTGGGTATAAATTGAAGTATATCTTTGAAACTGCTTATGGAGTGCGTTTTCCTTCCCAGATAGAAAATGTAATTAAGATTGTAGCTCAAGAGGCCTATGAACGTCGGTTTGGAGATATTGGTTATATTAGATTGTTCGTGCAAGGAATAATTAAGGTTTTTCACCTCTTACGAAAAAATCCTTTACTAGTCAATAAGACAAGTGAAATCTGTCAAATATTAGAAGAAGGTAGTGGATGAAAGGTATAAGGGTTAAACATTTTACCTTAGGCGAAGG contains these protein-coding regions:
- a CDS encoding glycosyltransferase, which codes for MKTALVHDWLLTIGGAEKTLEAIYQIYPGPIFTLLADKKKLEFSSLKQAPIYTSFLQKFPLVKKWYRYYLPFYPLAIEEFDLRNYDLVISSSHAVAKGVITHDSQLHICYCHTPMRYAWHLHHQYMELLEFKGLKRKLANLIFHYLRLWDVSSALRVDYFIANSKATAARIKKYYGKEAHVIYPPVDVGNFKPYTKKEDFYITISRLVPYKRVALIVQAFAEIPERRLVVIGEGPEYHKLLGIAPTNVELLGYLSPQVVKDYLQKAKAFIFAAEEDFGVVMVEALACGTPVIAFAKGGAKEIVKESETGILFPEQSVTSLKEAIRHFEKNQDRFDITTLRKKAESFDISCFQKKFKDFVENKIS
- a CDS encoding glycosyltransferase family 4 protein — encoded protein: MFNIVVNTIPLLSPLTGVGVYTYQLCRYFPRLDNTFDYTFFYGFFTKELFAYNSDSVSLRTFNKLKFYLRKIPFMGYGLRKLKSLLSHGHKNFFDLYFEPNFIPLPGIKAKQVIVTVHDFSLCKYPQWHPKDRVKDFEKNFWPNIKRADLIVTVSQYIKKEALNFLSLPAEKIKVIYNGYDRETFKLYPFAILKQFKTNFALPEKFILFIGALEPRKNLLRLIKAYLNLPLGVKKEIKLVIAGAPGWENKTVKEMIRGQKDIYYLGYVDHQGLAYLYNLATLFIYPSLYEGFGLPALESMACGCPVITSQQTSLTEVCGDAAFYVNPYDIDNITRGIYKVLNDVSLQENLREKGLERAKAFSWEKTAQEYLEIFHKVLENK
- a CDS encoding BREX system ATP-binding domain-containing protein, with the translated sequence MQLNSRIARRIIETVGAYGTPPEYGFQFFTAGLDEYLRCIHEEYLKTYIKEEGGSVVKIVIGAYGGGKTHFLYSIRELAWQENFVVSYVALSPEESPFHRLEAVYRTIVNNLTYPLQPEELLKGVEKGIEAFLITWYEKQMDVFKNIGLKGEVLEKEIEQYLESVQRNIENINFAKAVATAFFALHDEDEKTFKHVLQWLKVEGYDKGIYRPLGILSPIDRSNAFSILRSLVQWVRNIGYSGLVILFDEAEQIPSLSTRQRELTLSNLRELIDACMYTSFRHVMIFYALPDERFFEGPSHIYEALKQRISSVFDFFNPSGVKIKLENTKGDPLALLEEIGYKLKYIFETAYGVRFPSQIENVIKIVAQEAYERRFGDIGYIRLFVQGIIKVFHLLRKNPLLVNKTSEICQILEEGSG